The proteins below are encoded in one region of Campylobacter showae:
- a CDS encoding LPD23 domain-containing protein has translation MAITSTGYQAPATSRQGLKPSVYDKIILIGADVDPRLAGQGIFYAIEKDIAAQAYTPEIYAARLKQRGFSDESAQAFTQAYIQKDINIAKDWANGKAAEVYENNVRTQVAAEIKAKNEIEGEGWTMRDGGEANLEIYEGNGVIDFSSKIDDDFLRANATELEPSSNLFDFLAKTKNNPSRDKILNHFANKAGERDSKALDHRMAYLNYIMPTIEEPLIKIFRPDGRTSNIKPFVFTDVNSKTKNVNFLSIVTDKDGNIDFITAYALKDKSQLRSEIKKGIKVEVRRGLARTFDPHSRVQVPSATDEIISQKGNLVNEKEANGLRDSVSSVGDNASRAGGRQAGDEQILRQGRRDTTNASQTKRPAQSDEQMEQQWAAKADGQTNAAVAGKQVVEKQGSSASVGGGVAANSSAHLGSGMVAGTLNSVDEDGNFSPERFAAGFLAGLVGSKATAVGLRKMTPKLYNQILGAAEKMPQMANSNPRLLGKLYSNGKDVSLNSFAGEKAITANVGKLDQAKAMLEKGTDEAEIWQKTGWFKDKDGAWKFEIGDSNAKLNLGFQSRGRLGELLDHEELFKAYPELKDVTVVKIGGATPQDAAYSVKDVAQKEKRGIYNVTYNDKTATLVRQDLQKIDDALVLEKGSNKKGGAVHIKKHLDPGAQGAITQGEFLSVGKNIREYLQKYKKPFIDESGGRIYEWADGNGVKFRVVVYEKADGISASHPNSIISFYSNRNLKKPMEFRNPQVKYDVNLKEWHKDSSAITKNADGSPKVFYHGSSAKDITGFKSEFDNSGVGFWFADKDYAANHGEGNLYETFLRIKNPLDLREENAKYPFELMREMQRKGLSLEPYGKTSKEAKEFLKQNGYDGIVLDGDYKERPFVIAFDSAQIKHVDNNGNFNDSPNIYKSGAEGYYDPARNEIGLSDLGDKSTLIHEVQHTIQEIEDFARGGNFNTVWNVAAKNIEKKYESELARLEKISNDAWQKYAPLQKEYIKLFDDGLKDTPEAQRLLKQMRAFGDEGSRADHEIRELRQAANAEQNAINEEDLQEIYRKMHGEAEARNVQNRLNLDGQTHPHKTFDVNPNETIASKEDGISYSRRIEEIKRTHPNVERELDESIAAMRKESFNDSNFKDGLISKFDTKEITTQELGKSVNLSDKQLAVLKNDIKNADFKVISDSKIYFDKIGKDGDKKRFFVDIAQDGSLRVDAYAKSQIDNIPVKQSALEELAGTGDAARLKNMSFEVKAAYRNELDPIKKEAILKTAEYNALKKEMRGIYNTINNGKESTNIYKDLQKIESAIKLEQGSKKKGGAVHIQKHLDPSAKGAVTQQEVMSIGESVREYIKKYKEPFVDKDGGKIYEWQDKDGVRFRVAVYDKIKKSVGAGSTTRITTTDAYESIITFYSDRNLNGRMDFLDPRLRAETKFEEFKAKNLDENGNIKDGLSLC, from the coding sequence ATGGCAATCACAAGTACGGGCTATCAAGCCCCTGCAACATCTAGACAAGGCTTAAAACCTTCGGTCTACGACAAAATCATTTTAATAGGCGCGGACGTGGATCCTAGGCTTGCGGGGCAAGGGATATTTTACGCGATTGAAAAAGATATCGCGGCACAGGCCTATACTCCAGAAATTTACGCCGCAAGGCTAAAACAAAGAGGTTTTTCGGACGAGAGCGCGCAGGCTTTTACGCAAGCCTATATCCAAAAAGATATAAATATCGCCAAAGACTGGGCAAACGGCAAAGCGGCCGAAGTTTATGAAAACAATGTCCGCACGCAAGTCGCCGCCGAAATCAAGGCTAAAAACGAGATAGAGGGTGAAGGCTGGACGATGAGAGACGGCGGGGAGGCAAACCTCGAGATTTACGAAGGCAACGGCGTAATAGATTTTTCGTCAAAAATAGACGATGATTTTTTGCGCGCGAACGCTACCGAGCTTGAACCTAGCAGCAACCTGTTTGATTTTTTGGCCAAGACGAAAAATAATCCAAGTAGAGATAAAATTTTAAATCATTTTGCAAACAAAGCTGGCGAACGCGATAGCAAGGCGCTTGATCATAGGATGGCATATCTAAACTACATAATGCCTACCATAGAGGAGCCTTTGATAAAGATTTTTAGGCCTGACGGGAGGACAAGTAATATCAAACCTTTCGTATTTACGGATGTAAACAGTAAAACAAAAAACGTAAATTTTTTGAGTATCGTTACGGATAAAGACGGAAATATAGATTTTATTACGGCTTATGCGCTAAAGGACAAAAGCCAACTGCGAAGCGAAATAAAAAAGGGGATAAAAGTAGAGGTTCGTAGGGGGCTTGCTAGGACTTTCGACCCCCATTCGCGCGTTCAAGTTCCTAGCGCTACTGATGAAATTATATCCCAAAAAGGAAATTTAGTCAATGAAAAAGAAGCTAACGGACTACGAGATAGCGTTTCTAGTGTCGGCGATAATGCAAGCCGAGCAGGCGGACGACAAGCAGGCGATGAGCAAATACTACGCCAAGGCCGACGGGATACTACAAATGCTAGCCAGACAAAGCGGCCAGCCCAGAGCGATGAGCAAATGGAGCAACAATGGGCCGCTAAAGCAGATGGCCAGACTAATGCCGCAGTTGCAGGCAAGCAAGTGGTGGAAAAACAAGGAAGCAGCGCTAGCGTCGGCGGCGGAGTAGCGGCAAACTCAAGCGCTCATCTAGGCAGCGGCATGGTAGCCGGAACTCTAAACTCCGTAGACGAGGACGGAAATTTTAGCCCCGAGCGATTTGCCGCGGGATTTTTGGCCGGGCTCGTAGGCAGCAAGGCTACAGCCGTCGGCCTAAGAAAAATGACGCCGAAGCTTTATAATCAAATCCTAGGCGCGGCCGAAAAGATGCCGCAGATGGCAAACAGCAATCCAAGACTCTTAGGCAAGCTCTACTCAAACGGCAAGGACGTAAGTTTAAATTCCTTTGCCGGAGAAAAAGCGATCACCGCAAACGTCGGTAAACTAGATCAAGCTAAAGCAATGCTCGAAAAGGGCACGGACGAGGCGGAAATTTGGCAAAAGACGGGGTGGTTTAAGGATAAAGACGGGGCGTGGAAATTTGAAATAGGCGATAGCAACGCAAAGCTAAATCTGGGGTTTCAAAGCAGGGGAAGGCTAGGCGAGCTGCTAGATCACGAGGAGCTATTTAAAGCCTATCCCGAGCTAAAGGACGTTACGGTCGTAAAAATAGGGGGCGCAACACCACAAGATGCTGCATATAGCGTAAAAGACGTAGCTCAAAAAGAAAAGCGCGGGATCTACAACGTAACCTACAACGATAAGACGGCCACTTTAGTCAGACAAGACTTGCAAAAGATAGATGACGCCCTGGTTCTTGAAAAAGGCTCAAATAAAAAAGGCGGCGCCGTCCATATCAAAAAACATTTAGACCCGGGTGCCCAAGGCGCGATAACGCAAGGCGAGTTTTTAAGCGTCGGTAAAAACATAAGAGAGTATTTGCAAAAATACAAAAAACCTTTTATTGACGAAAGCGGCGGGAGAATTTATGAATGGGCCGACGGAAACGGGGTAAAATTTAGAGTAGTGGTATATGAAAAAGCGGACGGGATCTCCGCATCCCATCCAAACTCCATTATATCCTTCTACTCTAATAGAAACCTTAAAAAGCCTATGGAGTTTCGCAATCCGCAAGTCAAATACGACGTAAATTTGAAAGAGTGGCACAAGGATAGCTCTGCTATCACTAAAAACGCCGACGGAAGCCCAAAAGTGTTTTATCACGGAAGTTCGGCAAAAGACATCACGGGGTTTAAAAGCGAATTTGATAATAGCGGGGTCGGCTTTTGGTTTGCGGATAAAGATTACGCCGCAAATCACGGCGAAGGCAACCTATACGAAACGTTTTTAAGAATCAAAAATCCGCTAGATCTACGCGAAGAAAACGCAAAGTATCCTTTTGAGCTCATGCGCGAAATGCAAAGAAAAGGGTTAAGTTTAGAGCCTTACGGAAAAACTAGCAAAGAGGCTAAAGAATTTTTAAAACAAAACGGATACGACGGAATCGTTTTGGACGGGGACTATAAAGAAAGGCCTTTCGTTATCGCCTTTGATAGCGCTCAAATCAAACACGTCGACAACAATGGGAACTTTAACGATAGCCCAAATATTTACAAATCAGGGGCGGAAGGGTATTATGATCCGGCGCGTAACGAAATAGGGCTAAGTGATCTTGGCGACAAATCAACGCTAATACACGAAGTGCAACACACTATACAAGAGATAGAAGATTTCGCTAGGGGCGGAAATTTTAATACCGTATGGAACGTCGCGGCCAAAAATATCGAAAAAAAATACGAAAGCGAGCTAGCTAGGCTCGAAAAAATAAGCAATGACGCATGGCAAAAATACGCTCCGCTCCAAAAAGAATACATAAAGCTTTTTGACGACGGACTAAAAGACACCCCCGAAGCGCAAAGATTGCTAAAACAAATGCGCGCATTTGGCGATGAGGGCTCCAGGGCAGACCACGAAATAAGAGAGCTAAGGCAAGCTGCAAACGCAGAGCAAAACGCGATAAACGAAGAAGACTTGCAAGAAATTTATCGGAAAATGCATGGCGAGGCAGAAGCTAGAAACGTGCAAAATAGGTTAAATTTAGACGGGCAGACGCATCCGCACAAAACCTTTGACGTAAATCCAAACGAAACGATCGCAAGCAAAGAGGACGGTATAAGCTATAGTCGCAGAATAGAGGAGATAAAGCGCACACACCCAAACGTAGAACGCGAGCTGGACGAGAGTATAGCGGCGATGAGAAAAGAGAGCTTTAACGATTCAAATTTTAAAGATGGGTTGATAAGTAAATTTGATACGAAAGAGATAACTACCCAAGAGCTCGGCAAAAGCGTAAATCTAAGCGACAAACAGCTGGCCGTCCTAAAAAACGATATCAAAAACGCGGACTTTAAAGTAATCAGTGATAGTAAAATTTACTTTGACAAGATCGGCAAAGACGGGGATAAAAAGAGATTTTTCGTAGATATCGCGCAGGATGGAAGCCTAAGGGTAGACGCATACGCAAAATCGCAGATAGATAATATCCCCGTAAAGCAAAGCGCGCTAGAGGAGCTAGCAGGTACGGGCGACGCGGCAAGGCTAAAAAATATGAGCTTTGAGGTAAAAGCGGCGTATCGCAACGAGCTAGATCCTATCAAAAAAGAGGCGATACTAAAAACGGCGGAGTATAACGCCCTAAAGAAAGAGATGCGTGGAATATATAACACAATAAACAACGGGAAAGAGAGCACAAACATATATAAAGACCTGCAAAAGATAGAGAGCGCGATAAAGCTTGAGCAAGGAAGTAAGAAAAAGGGTGGAGCGGTGCACATACAAAAACATCTGGACCCTAGTGCAAAAGGTGCGGTTACGCAGCAAGAGGTAATGAGTATCGGCGAGTCTGTCAGAGAATATATAAAAAAATACAAAGAGCCGTTTGTCGATAAAGACGGCGGTAAAATTTATGAGTGGCAAGATAAGGACGGGGTAAGATTTAGGGTAGCGGTATACGATAAAATAAAAAAGAGCGTCGGGGCGGGGTCCACAACCCGC